Proteins found in one Toxotes jaculatrix isolate fToxJac2 chromosome 18, fToxJac2.pri, whole genome shotgun sequence genomic segment:
- the shmt1 gene encoding serine hydroxymethyltransferase, cytosolic, translated as MSLTNGHSVSKETWDSHNKMMLEPLVINDSEVFSIIKKEKHRQTYGLELIASENFASRAVLEALGSCMNNKYSEGYPGQRYYGGTEHVDELERLCQKRALEAYGLDSEKWGVNAQPYSGSPANFAVYTAVVEPHGRIMGLDLPDGGHLTHGFMTEKKKISATSIFFESMPYKVNPETGYIDYDRLQENAKLFHPKLIIAGTSCYSRNLDYARLKQIADENGAYLMGDMAHISGLVAAGVVPSPFEHCDIVSTTTHKTLRGCRAGLIFYRKGVRSVDAKGKQILYNLESLINQAVFPGLQGGPHNHAIAGVAVALKQAMTPEFKAYQIQVLANCKALSSALIDHGYKIVTGGSDNHLILLDLRSKGTDGGRAEKVLEACAIACNKNTCPGDKSALRPSGLRFGSPALTSRGLIQDDFRKVAEFIHRGIELTLEVQRSLDPKATLKEFIQALSQEEKFQQRVAEIRAEVEAFAGQFPMPGLPEL; from the exons ATGTCTTTGACTAATGGCCACAGTGTGAGCAAAGAAACATGGGACTCGCACAACAAGATGATGCTGGAGCCTCTGGTCATCAACGACTCTGAG gtgttcTCCATCATTAAAAAAGAGAAGCACAGGCAGACGTACGGTCTGGAGCTGATAGCGTCCGAGAACTTTGCCAGCAGAGCTGTTCTCGAGGCTCTGGGTTCCTGTATGAACAACAAGTACTCCGAGGGATATCCTGGCCAGAG GTACTATGGTGGTACAGAGCATGTAGATGAGCTAGAGAGACTCTGCCAGAAGAGGGCGCTGGAGGCCTATGGTCTGGACTCAGAGAAATGGGGTGTTAATGCGCAGCCATACTCAG GTTCGCCTGCTAACTTTGCTGTCTACACGGCCGTTGTGGAGCCTCACGGCAGGATCATGGGACTGGACCTTCCTGATGGAGGTCACTTGACACACGGGTTCATgactgagaagaagaaaatctcaGCAACATCCATCTTCTTTGAGTCCATGCCGTATAAG GTGAATCCTGAGACTGGTTACATTGACTATGACAGACTGCAGGAAAACGCAAAGCTGTTCCACCCAAAACTCATCATTGCAG GAACAAGCTGCTATTCCCGCAACCTTGACTACGCCCGCTTGAAGCAGATCGCTGATGAGAATGGAGCCTATCTGATGGGAGACATGGCTCACATCAGTGGTTTGGTGGCTGCTGGTGTGGTGCCCTCACCGTTTGAGCACTGTGACATTGTTTCCACAACAACGCACAAGACGCTGCGTGGCTGCCGCGCTGGACTTATCTTCTACAGGAAAG GTGTGCGGAGTGTGGATGCCAAGGGGAAGCAGATTTTGTACAACTTGGAGTCTTTGATCAACCAGGCTGTTTTTCCAGGGCTGCAGGGAGGACCACACAACCACGCTATTGCAG GAGTTGCTGTAGCTCTCAAACAAGCCATGACGCCGGAGTTCAAGGCCTACCAGATACAGGTGCTTGCTAACTGCAAAGCTCTGTCCAGTGCCCTTATTGACCACGGCTACAAGATCGTCACTG GTGGGTCTGACAACCATCTGATCCTGCTGGACTTGCGCAGCAAGGGAACTGATGGAGGGCGAGCTGAGAAGGTTCTGGAAGCCTGTGCCATTGCTTGTAATAAGAACACCTGTCCAG GTGATAAGAGCGCATTGCGCCCTAGTGGTTTAAGGTTTGGCTCTCCAGCTTTGACCTCCAGAGGCTTGATACAGGATGACTTCAGGAAGGTGGCTGAGTTCATTCACAGAG GCATTGAGCTGACCTTGGAGGTGCAGAGAAGCCTAGATCCCAAGGCCACTCTGAAGGAGTTCATTCAGGCACTGTCCCAGGAAGAGAAGTTCCAGCAGCGGGTAGCAGAGATCAGGGCCGAGGTGGAGGCTTTCGCCGGTCAGTTCCCCATGCCGGGCCTACCTgagctgtag
- the pdap1b gene encoding pdgfa associated protein 1b isoform X2 has product MSFTKHEQEEEGEEGAAQNDMAEEKLPASGSEDSDDENSQRRRAGVEGLIEIENPNRVAQKSKKVTQIELDEPKQLSRREREEIEKQKAKERYMKMHLAGKTDQAKADLARLAIIRKQREEAARKKEEEKKAKEAAAAAARGINSLSLK; this is encoded by the exons ATGTCATTTACAAAG CATGAACaggaagaagagggggaggagggtgcAGCTCAGAATGATATGGCAGAGGAGAAGTTACCAGCATCAGGATCAGAGGACAGCGATGATGAAAATTCCCAG aggaggagagcgggTGTGGAGGGCTTGATAGAAATCGAGAACCCTAACAGAGTGGCTCAGAAGTCCAAGAAGGTGACTCAAATCGAGCTGGATGAGCCCAAGCAGTTATCAAGGAGAGAGAG AGAAGAGATTGAGAAGCAGAAGGCGAAGGAGCGCTACATGAAGATGCACTTGGCAGGGAAGACAGACCAGGCCAAAGCTGACCTTGCTCGCCTCGCCATTatcaggaaacagagagaggaggcggcaagaaagaaagaagaagagaaaaaag cgaaagaagcagcagcagcagcagctagaGGAATAAACTCCCTCTCACTGAAATGA
- the pdap1b gene encoding pdgfa associated protein 1b isoform X1, which yields MPKGGKKGGHKGRVRTYTSPEEIDAQMKAEKERKKHEQEEEGEEGAAQNDMAEEKLPASGSEDSDDENSQRRRAGVEGLIEIENPNRVAQKSKKVTQIELDEPKQLSRREREEIEKQKAKERYMKMHLAGKTDQAKADLARLAIIRKQREEAARKKEEEKKAKEAAAAAARGINSLSLK from the exons ATGCCCAAAGGAG GTAAGAAAGGTGGCCACAAGGGTCGCGTGCGGACATACACGAGCCCCGAGGAGATAGACGCTCAGATGAAGgcggagaaggagaggaaaaag CATGAACaggaagaagagggggaggagggtgcAGCTCAGAATGATATGGCAGAGGAGAAGTTACCAGCATCAGGATCAGAGGACAGCGATGATGAAAATTCCCAG aggaggagagcgggTGTGGAGGGCTTGATAGAAATCGAGAACCCTAACAGAGTGGCTCAGAAGTCCAAGAAGGTGACTCAAATCGAGCTGGATGAGCCCAAGCAGTTATCAAGGAGAGAGAG AGAAGAGATTGAGAAGCAGAAGGCGAAGGAGCGCTACATGAAGATGCACTTGGCAGGGAAGACAGACCAGGCCAAAGCTGACCTTGCTCGCCTCGCCATTatcaggaaacagagagaggaggcggcaagaaagaaagaagaagagaaaaaag cgaaagaagcagcagcagcagcagctagaGGAATAAACTCCCTCTCACTGAAATGA
- the bud31 gene encoding protein BUD31 homolog translates to MPKVKRSRKPPPDGWELIEPTLDELDQKMREAETEPHEGKRKVESLWPIFRLHHQRSRYIYDLFYKRKAISRELYEYCIKEGYADKNLIAKWKKQGYENLCCLRCIQTRDTNFGTNCICRVPKSKLEVGRIIECTHCGCRGCSG, encoded by the exons ATGCCCAAAGTAAAAAGGAGTCGGAAGCCGCCTCCAGACGGATGGGAGCTCATTGAGCCCACTTTGGATGAGCTGGATCAGAAAATGAGAGAAG CTGAAACAGAGCCTCATGAGGGAAAGCGAAAGGTGGAGTCCCTTTGGCCAATTTTCAGACTTCACCATCAGAGGAGTCGATACATCTACGACCTTTTTTATAAAAGGAAAGCCATCAGCAGAG AGCTGTATGAGTACTGTATAAAGGAAGGCTATGCGGACAAGAACTTGATTGCAAAGTGGAAGAAGCAGGGCTATGAGAACCTGTGCTGCCTGCGTTGCATCCAAACAAGAGACACCAACTTTGGAACCAACTGCATCTGCAGAGTCCCCAAGAGCAAGCTGGAAGTT ggAAGGATCATTGAATGCACCCACTGTGGATGTAGAGGTTGTTCTGGCTAA